gccccacgtgaggcttgacgctgggtgtggagcctgcttgaggttgattctctccctctgccctgcccctactcacactttctaaaataaatgtcttttaaaaagtaaaagtaaaaaggcaaattactaatatcaaaaATGAAAGCTGGGACCTCACCACCGACGCCACCGACGTTACGAGGAGGTCAATACTGGAAAACCAGAACTTTGCGCCCACGCAGTTGTTAAACGGGATGAAAAGGCCAATTCCTGGAGAGACCGGATTCACCAGAATTCGTACCTTGGGACACCAACTTTCCGAAACAGAAAGCACCAGACCCAGACAGGCTCGCTGGTGAATTGTGGAAGAAATGATATTAATTTTGTACAATCTCGTCCATAGGCCGCAGGGAGAGGGGACAGCTGCTCTCCACCTCCCGCCGGCCGTGGCAGGCTTTGCAAAGTAGAACCAAGTGTCTGGGCGAGAAAATACATGACCAAAGGGCAGAGGGTTTTCTCGCTTTTTGGAACCGAGCCAGCTCATCCAGAAGCGGAGGGCAGCCCCTCGCTGCACCCACAAGACCGACCTGTGGCCACTGGGAGTGGGCTTCACGGTGCCCCCAGGAGACCCCGCCCCAAGATCTTGTTCTTCACCTTGTCCTCACCAGTCGCCTCCACTTTACACTCGGCCCCAGGTTCCTGCCTCTCCTGTCCCCACCTGTGTCCTGTCTCTCCTtacccagcttttttttttttttttttcaagattttatttgtttatttgacagagatcacaagtaggcagagaggcaggcagagagagagggaagcaggctccctgctgagcagagcccgatgcagggcttgatcccaggaccctgagatcatgacctgagccgaaggcagcggcttcacccacggagccagccaggcgctcctcaCCCAGCCTCTTGCCCAAGGTCTTCTGACTACAGCCGCCCTCTCTCTAGACACCgctgaccctcctcccctctcccactggCGCTCCAAGCGCTGAACTATAACCCCGCTCAGGCCGGGTCTCCGTCCCATCTCCACCCGCACCCACCAGGTAGAAGGACAAGAGGGAACCTGCCACTGGGCTCACTGTTCTCCCTCTGGACTCAGGAGCACTGACCTGGGCAGGGCACGGCCCCACCCGCCTCCCTCTACCCGCCCCCCGACTCTCCAGGCCAGCAGCCGCTTAAGCGCCTGTCCTGAGTCAGGGCACCGTGTGCTCCCAACAAGCTCCTGGGGGGATGCTGGGACCCCGGGAACCACCTCGCTCGGGACCCGGGGTCCTAGACAGAGACCCCCAGCGGaccctccacctccccctccgCAGCACCGTCCCAGGCTCTGTCGTAACAACAAACCGCCACATGCGCTGCACGACACAGCTGCGCTGGTTGCGCAGGTCGGGGTCTGATGTTGGCTCCCCAGGTCGGGGTCTGATGGCCCCACGCGGCCCCGCTGACAGTGCTGGGGAGGCTCCACTCCCTTTATCCGGCTTCTAGCGGCGCCGCGCTGGGGCTCGCGGTATCTCCTCCACCTGCAGGGCCAGCAGCAtcacctctgccttccctccacggGCACCTCTGCCTCTGCCGTCGCCGGGGAGCCCGTGTCTCGGGCCCTGGCTGACAACCCAGGATAGTCGCCCCACCTCAAGGACCCCAAGCACGTGGCGTCTGAGACGTGACTCACGCACTCACGGGTTCTGGGGATCGGGAAGGGGACACCCCGGGGCTGTTCCTCTGCCTcttgcccctcctctctcccactgaggagggagcttGGTCCAGAGGCTCTAGCGGTTTCACGGGTTTCTAGCCCATGCCGGGTGTCACCGTCTCCCTGGCTCCTGGCAGGAGCAGGGACACTGGTTCCCGGCTCATCGAAAGGACGGATTCCGCGCCGCTCTCAGGCAGGCTGAGACACCTCGCCCAGCGGCCCGCGGGAGGAAAGGCTGCTCCCTGCCTCCGTCCCCACGTCACCCCCACCCGCGCCACCGACGAGGCCACGAGCATCCGAGGCCACGGTTCCACACGGAGCATGCCTGGGACCCTCCCCAGTCCCGGGCCTCGGCCCGCTGCTCTGGAGTCTCTTGCTGTTTGCAGAGAGAACCACGGACATGAAGACGTGAGCACGCTCGCTCTAGTCCCGGCCGCTCTCCAGAAAGAACGCCCCCCTGGGAGGCCGACCAGCCCTCACGGCACGGCCACTCGGGGCGAACGTCATTCTAGGCGTCTACATCTAATTCCTAAAACCACTTTGGGAAGGCAAGGGATGGGggtccatttttaaaatctatttgctTACAACCTGGAGAGAAGCACAAAGAGGGCATCGTCATGGGAGGGAAAGGCGAGCTCGGAGCCAAAGAAAGCCTCAGCGCTCCGGCTTCATTCGTCTGCTTTCGAAGCCTCAGCAGCAGCCTCTGTGTGGCTCGGACCCGGGGAGGGCCGTGTGCCCGGGGTGACACGCCGACACACGCAGACACACGGAGCGGGGGACGTGCTGAACTGCACCAGGCACTTAAACACAGGGGACCCAAATTAGGACTTACCAGCAAGTtcattatctaaaaataaatcagcTTTTCTGTTCTTCATCAAAAGATCAGATTATAGTGTGCGCCGCCTGACTTTCAGAATCCAGTGTTCTTATTCTCAGACAAGGGAGGACCACGGGAATTATTACATAATCCGTCAGGTACCACACAGGCCGATGACAGGGGCTTTGTGCTGCGCGGCGAGGGCTGTCGCGTGGCGTGCCCGCGGCCGGCGCGCAACAGGCCTCGGCGGCGAAGCGCAAAACCATTCTGGACGCCTGTTCCAGGTGGGACGCTCCTGCTCTGAGGCCCCATGGGCCTCCCCCACGTTCTGCACGACCCAGTGGGGTCTCTTCATCCTTCTGGGCAGCAACAAGGCCGAGAGGAGCATCCCTGGCCTGTCCCCTCACAGGACAAGGAAGGTAATGAAAACATGGGTtcccgcgccccccgcccgcccgtCCGGGGCAGGCCGCCAGCCCTGGGGCCCCGCGACAGATCGCTGCTGTGAGGAAGGGGGCACAGGGGAGCTTAGCCTGTTTCCACAAGACTGCTTTCCCTCGGGGGCCCACCTCAAGTCCGGGCTCCCAGGCCACCCACACGTCACACCAGCTGGCTGCGAAGTCGGGGCCGCGTTGCGACCCCCCTCGTGTTCCACAAGTTGCTAGAACAACCCGTTGAACTCGGGGAAGGACTGTACCTAACAACTGAAGTGTTATTATAACTGAAGGATGCAAATCagaagcagccagagggagaggcgcAAGGGGCGAGGCGGAGGCCCCACAGGCCGCATCACGCCCTCCCCAGACACAAGCTGGCGGGTCAGCGACCAGGGGCGCTCAGCCCCGGCGGGTCAGCGACCAGGGACGCTCAGCCCCGGCGGGTCAGCGACCAGGGGCGCTCAGCCCCGCCCAGTGACCTGCATGGAGCGGGGCTTCTTTCTGTGGACACGACTGATGGCATTGTTGCCTGTGTGGTTGAACTCCGTTTCCAGCCCTCGTCCCCCACGAGGTCCTGCGGTCGGGGTCTCTGCTGCGCTGACTCCATCCCGAGTCATCTTGTTAGCATCGACCATCTGCCTCCTGCCCTGACTCACAGACACATGTCCAGCCCTTGAGAAGCACCAAAGGACAGAGGTCACCTCCCAGGCACCAGCAACAAAGACCAGACCTTTCCTCGGGCTAAGGCCAACTTCCTCCTTACACTGGGTTGGGGCGGGGAGCGGTActggtcagggttctccagagaaacagagccaacaGGAGATTGATTGATTCTAAAGAATTGGCTCATGTAGTCATGGAGGCGGACAGATCCCCAGATATGCCAGTGAGCTGGAGGAGCAGAGGCCATGTGTGTCAGTCTGGAGTCCAGCAGGCTCAAGGCCAGGAGAACCCACCTTTCAGTTTGgatcaaaggcaaaaaaaaaaagccaatgtcTCAGTTCAAAGGCAATCAGGCAGGAAGAGTTCCCTCCTCCTCACTGGACAATCAGCCCTGCTGATCTAGcagaccttcaactgattggatgaggcccgcCGACCCTGGGGTGAGCTGTCCGCTTGATTCCcgtgttaatctcatccagaaacatcttcccagacacacccagaattACGCTCGAGTAAATATCTGAGCCTCCTGCGCCCCAGTCAGGTTGACATCATGGGACCAGAGACCAGTGTCTCCCCTTGCCCTGAGGGACAGACTGGCCTCACCACATTGTGGGGTGAGGGAAGACTTGAGTGCGTGTGTGATCAAGTACTAACCGTGGTCATTTGCCTGTCCAGCCCCACCCACTGGCCCCCTGGGCTTCACCTGCTGCCTGGATCGGTGCAGAGCAGTCACACCTTTGTGTGTCTGCTCAACTGGATTGTTAACATGtatacacacgtgtgcacacccACATCTGTGCACACATGCGGATGTACTGCATATACCCATGCACGTCCACACGTGTGCACACGCGCGCACCCGTGCATGTGCACACTGTGGTTATATGCACACACCTGCGTGCAGTCCCCACGTGGGCACACATGGGCACACCCATatatgtgcacacaaacacacacgtgcatgcatggacacgtgtgtgtgcacatgtgtgtccaCACTCGTGCATGTGTGAGCTGCAATCGTGCACACATGCAGACATGTGTGTGCACGCTCATACAAGTACACACACCCATGTGTGCATTCATACCCCTGTGCACACTCGCACATAGGCCCATGCCTGCATTGTGAACACACACGTGCTTACACACGTGTGCACCTGTGCACATACGTacatgtgtgcacctgtgtgtacatgcacacacacccatatatacTTGCACACGTGCACTCACATGTGTTCGTGCACGCCCACAGATATACACACTAGGCCTACAACATACGCACACATGAGCTGCAGCTACTCTGGAGAACACAAGTTTTCAAGGTAAAAGGCAGAGATTCTCCAAGACCACGGGGCTCCCTGGGCCGCATCCCCCCGCCCGGTTAGCGCTTGCCCGTCCCTCGGGAACCTTTGCGCATTCCGCCCTGGAAGAGGGCCGGGAGGAAGCTGCAGCAGGTGGCCTGGGCCTCCCAGAGGCGGACGCCGTGCCTTTCCTTGCACGGCTCGCTGCTGGGCAGGTCCGGACCCCGCATGAGTTGGGGCGACAAGCCCACCCCGTGCGGGCGCAGCCTGCATTCCGAGAAGTGGCACGGTGGCTTGGCCGGGCTCCAGCAGCGGTCGCGGGCAGCACGGCCGGCTGCCGACAGCTCCCAGTCAGCGTCCTGGCACCCACGGGCCAGGTCTGTCTGGAGAGAGAAAGGCCGCTGTGACCATGACAACACGCAAGCGGAAGCACTGAAAATACCTTTACTGTTTGTCATTGTGCTCTTCCCATCGCACACTTCGTGGCAGCTCGCCGGCTGGGCCCTCCCGGTGGGCGCCTCTGCCGACCTGCACTTTGGCTCCGTCACGCCCTCAGTCGTCGGTCTCTTCCATTATGGTCAAGGAGGCTGCAGTGAAGGTCAGGGGGGTTTCTGCAGAGCACGCTCAGCAATCCCGAGGCCATGTCCTCAGGTCTGCAACACATCTACGTGGCCATGATCTAATCCAAGACAAGGCTGGCCAATGGTCTGTCGGCCCTGTCCCCTGTCACCCAAGAAGTGTCTCCACTTCTCATGGCCTCACTCTGCAGAAAGCCCCTGAGGAGGGGCGCATGTCCTGCCCGCGGGCAGCACCGTGGGGCTCAGACAGCTCGGCAGGGGCAGGCCACAGACCCTAGGGGACGTCTAGGCAGGCCCCTTCTTCCTGCCCCTTTTCCCCAGTGGCCCCGATGAAACCGAGTCTTTGCGACTGTTGGGAATCAAGCGGCCCAGAGAGCTCGCGTCCACACAGACACCGCCCGAGGCACAGCTGAGGGCACGGGGCGCTTCCTTCCCTAACCTGGCCACACGTCCCCCTGTGAAAAGCAACCAGCAACTGGCAGAGCCCTCCTGTCCTGAGACCATCGATAAATCCACAAAAGCAAAGGTGCCAGGGCTGGAGCCACCACCACCAGACCATCAGGCTCTCACGGTGGCAACCGGGTCCCCATGCCCCAGCCAGGAAGTGTCCGATTGGGTCTGCGGGTGCGGACTTGCCCAGCACCGCAGCTGCCCACACACCTCTCCGCCCTGCCCGCCCCGGGGCATGCCTGGCCCCGCCGGGGTCTCTGGGGGAGCACCGCCGCGCCCTGTGCTGGGACGGCCTGCTGACTTACTGTGCCCTTCCCTGACGCTCTCGCTCGTGGCCTGCGGCTCTGAGCTCGGGGGCTTGGAGGCTTCCTCCTCGCCTGACGGCGCCGTCTCTTCTTTCATGCTGGacttgggagatggagggacgtctgTGGgcacttccttttctctcctgttctcttGAACAACCCTGACGGGAAGAGAGAAGTTGAAGGTGGACCATTCAACAGGTCATCTGGTCCCTCACCACGACGTGTCCCTACAGCAGGGGGACTCGGGCTTCGCCTCAGCTGTTCCACTTCAGCTTCTGACACGTGCTCTACACACGCCGTCCTACATGGCATCCTGGCGCCCAAGGGCGACAACAGGGCAGGCAGGTCCCTCAAGATGTCAGCTGGCACCGCTCACAGCGGGGAGTAGTTTTCTTTGCTGCTGGACAGAGCGACGTGACCAGTCTCCGTGGCTTCTCTCTGTTTATAAGGGGGCTCGTGTTGGGGCCCCTCAGCCCTGAGTGGCGACGATGTATCCAGGCTCTGACCATGAGTAACCACGAGCTGCCATGGGCTTGTGTCCCCACCACCGAAACAAGAGGGGAGACTCGTGTCTGGAGCACGTCTGCACCATGACTCACAGCACAGAGCACCCTGCAGACACCCCAGGCAGGGATCCCCACACCCTCTCGTGGGCAGACGGGGGCGAGCAGGATGCGAACCAGGTGGGAGCTCCGTAACTGCTGGGGGACGTCCTTGGGAGCTCCGGGGGAGCTGCTGGGCCCCTCTGGCTGCCGACCGCCCGCACCCGCGCCTCGCCGCCGCGCATCCCGCACGTTCGCAGGTGTGTTCGTGGAGGACCGACTGACCTGTAGATGATAGTGATGACGAAGGCCCCAGCGATGACCACGATCAAGGCAGAGAAGACCTGCACGTAGACTGGAAAACAGTTTCCCTCATGAAGTCGGACCTCACGCCCAAGTCGGGGGTGCCCGCCCCCTGCGGCCCGCAGCCTCTCCTACACCACCTCCCCTGCGGACACGGCTGAGGGCTCGAAGGCTCCCCAGCTGCACAAGACTCCATGTGGGCCACGCAAAGAGCAGTCGCAGGTGGCCCGTGAGGACAATGGCACAGACCGCGCCCTCGTCTCTTCTCCAGAAAAGCTCCTCTGCTGCCCAGGAGCTGGGCCCCCTGCCCCAACTCCCCAGAAACGGTTCCTCAACATTCGGCGGAGCTATCGCAAGACTGAACAAAAGCAGAAGCCTTCTTGGCTGATGGACACGTTCCACTGGCTGAGCGTCTCTATTAATGAGGGTTTTCTGCTGTCCCCTAGACTTGTCTTCTCTAGACTTGCCCCAACAGAAGAGCCTGGGCCTTCACGGTGACTCTTGGGGTGCGGCCCCTAGGCCCGTGCTCCCATCTGTGGGAAAGTTCTGGGCCCCCTTCCAACCCCGGGGGACGCAGGAGAGGGCATGGCCCAGCCTACCCAGGGGACCCTCCACCGCAGGAGCCTCTCCCATTGGGACTGATGGTTGGGGTCCGTGGCTcctgggctcagggctcaggcAGAGCCGGGGGCCATGTCCCGGGGGCCTCGTGCCCAGGCAGCCCCCAGGAGCCCGCTCAGTGGAAGCCCTGTGACCGACACCCTCTCCATCAGGCGGAGGTATGGACATGGAAGACGGGATGCAGGGAGCGCTCTGGCCATGGCGCCCGGCGTGCAGTCTGCGCACGGGGGTCCCTACACTTTTCCTACTGTCTGCCTCGTCTCTCACTGCTTTCTGCTCTTCCAAAGGGCACAAACTGGCTTCTTTGCAAACCCCCACCTCGAGGGACAGGATTTGCTTCAGTTTGCTCACCACCACCCCAAAACCATGTGCACCCACGCTTCACCAGCCGCGACGTCGTGGGATGCCATGTCCCTGGGAGCTCCATGCGCGTGCTGAGGCTGACGTAACACAGTAGCACCAGTGGGTGGCTTCCAACAACAGAAAGCTGTGGCCACAGCTGTGCAGGCAGAAGCCCACAATGGTGACCCTCTGAGGGCTCAGGGgtgcctccctgcctctccagttCCTGCTGGCCCTGAGCTCCCCGGAGCCCTTGGCTTGTACATACATCCCCCGGCTCTGGGTCTTGCTATCACGTGGCAGCTTCCCTCTGTGACGCTGTCTTCACCTGGCCCTCTCCTTCCTGTCTGCTCTGGGCGTCTCTGTCTCCTATAAGGATGCTGGCCCCATTGGATTTGGAGCTCACGCTACTCCAGGGGGACCTCACCTTAACTACTCACAGCTGCAAAGGCGGTGTTTCTAactaaggtcacattcacagggaCCAGAGGTTTGGCCATCAACACTTCGCTGGGAGGGCGGGGGGAGAAAAGTCTGACCCACAACAGAAGGTAAGCAGTAGCTGCAGAGAAAGCGGCCTCGAAGATACAAGAGGGGGATTCCCAAGGCAGCTGCTTTCCCTGAACCAACCCAGAGGGTCTCGGGGAATGGACGGGCCTCCAAGACCCTTTATATGGGGGCTGAGGTCAGAAGGCTGAAGGGAGTTGAAGCCAAAAAGCCCCATGATGGCAGCCCAAATGCTTCATTTTCCCCTATTGATCTGAGCTCAGTAAGTGAGGGTCAGGCATACACCGGGCACTGCATGGTCAAGGGTCCGTCAGGGAGAGGATGGAGCGGGCAGTGGGACCCGGTCTGTGGGGTCGCCAGCACACCACTGCAACGAACCAGGTGGCAAGATGCTTGCTGAAGGCTCTGTTCTGATCAGCAGGCTTATTCCTTTCGGTGACGCATTGCCTATGGGAATGTGTTCACCTCAGTTCCTCTTGCCATCTCTAGGGCTGCGAGAACCAGCTCCCAGGACGGCCTGCAGGATGCTCACTTCCTGGGATTCACATCCGAGTGTAGATGCTTTCACATTACAGAGGGCTGACCTCTGAACCAAGGGCACTGGGCAGGGTGTGACTGCTGGGGCTAGGTCACAGTCACTGTGGCTTCTACCTGGCTTTCTCAGGCCACCTGCTCTAGGAAGAGGCCATCACCATGTCTTAAGGACAGGCAAGCAGGTCTCACGTCACAGAAAAGGGCTTCCTGTTAACCCCAAGTACCACTCACCAGCCAAGCGAGCCATCTCAGAGCAGGCCCTCCAGCCCCGGTCCAGCCTTCAGATGACCGCTGCCTCGTGAGTCACCAAGCCCACTCCACCCAGCTAAGGCTCTCAGCTACTGCTTTCGGCCACTAAGTCCTGGGCAGTTTGTCACACAGCATAAGTAATTAATCCAACAGTGTGGCAaaggcctggcacagagaagTGCACTTAAATGATGGTGAATGAACTGAAAGGAAATGACCAAACCAGGAGCTTTGAAGGGACAAGAAGGGAGCCCTCAAAGTCCTGAATCCCAGTTCCTTAGTGTGATTTTGTATCCTGGTTCTTGGGAGTAAATTCGAAATTTATGTGGGTGAAGCCATGAAAAAGACACACACGTGGGCAGTGCTGGAACATCCGATTGTCATCATATCTTCCACGTCTTTACACATGGAAGCATCTTCAGTCTTTGGTGTCAAGTTCTTGGAGGCAGAGACTGAGTGTCTGTGATCCTCTCAGCACAGGATCCACCCGCACACAGTTTCCTACTGACAACATGTACGATTTACCATAAATTCAATATTATGATTGGTCACTGACAACTAGCAACCACGGAGGAAAGCATTCTTTTCTTTAAGGAATCTCTTGGTAATTTCACCCCCAGATACAGTTAAAAGTTTTCAAATCATCTCAGCGAGTCCCATGAAGCAACAGAAGCCACACGCTCAGAAGTGACATGTTAAATAATGTGTCCTGAATCAAGACTGAGGAATGAAGGCAAGTCATTCTCCTAGAATTCCCAATTCTTTCTCAAAGATCTAATGCTAATTCCCCAAGTTCATATTCTTAATCATACAGATTATGCCGTAATACAATGTGCACTTCAAACCAGCCAATTTAAGAAGTTGGTGAAAGGTTTTCATAACATGGAATTATGTGCACAAAGAACTCATAATACCCTGTCACTGAATGCTACAACTTACACGGCACAAAGGTTCACTTGCCGTCTTGAATGAGAAAGAtgtcaaggaaatgaaaaataatttgagggaGCAGTGAAAACCTAAATGTAGGGCTCACGGCCCAGACTCTTCCCACAGATGGCTCAACCTCTCGAGCCTAAAAGAAGTCAGAAGCCAAGGAAAAGCCCAGCCCACacaattcatttattaaaactcTGAAAGGATAGAAAGAGAGTTATGCAAAAATGACGTACTTATTTATAGAGCAATGAACACTCTTCCTGGACAAAATATTCTTAAGAGTTGGTGTTCTTTTTGGGGTTCCTTATAGACACTAATAGGTAAGGTGCTATAAGGAATAAGGCTCATCTTCCAAAAGAGCTATGGGCATAAGGTAGTACTACTAATACACGTTATGTTTGGATCATACATAAACATGTACAAAAGAGCTAACTTGTTCATAAAATTCTCATGAGAAGAAATTtcgggggagggacagatgggAAAAGAAGTGGCAGCAGCTTGATCCTATGTGCTCTCCCTAGCCACAGTCTGCCTTCAAGGACCCATCTCACCACCTGTGCCGTTGGGGCTGTTCCATTGGGATGTGAGGAAACCGGGGAGACAACCAAAGACGATGGCCACACTTGAGACCTGACTGAGAAACTGAATGTCTTCTGCCCTTCAAATGTGGAAGACCGAAAGAACAGATTCAAATGTTCTTTGGATGTGAATGTTTCTGCTTTTAGAAGTCCCAA
The Mustela lutreola isolate mMusLut2 chromosome 13, mMusLut2.pri, whole genome shotgun sequence genome window above contains:
- the TEX29 gene encoding testis-expressed protein 29, which gives rise to MRYAPEFKKSPSHLLKKFAVCDIPLYDICDYNVTRDRCKELGCCFYKGVCYEKAVPIYVQVFSALIVVIAGAFVITIIYRVVQENRREKEVPTDVPPSPKSSMKEETAPSGEEEASKPPSSEPQATSESVREGHTSLTIMEETDD